In one window of Paraflavitalea soli DNA:
- a CDS encoding AI-2E family transporter: MNTIPNNAIRQVLLLITILLIGTVLFIYLQSFIPAFLGAYTLYVLMRKYMFILQGKYKWNKNLAATLLMLLSFLIIMVPILVFANLMTARIAFAVNHSSELLTSIQNFIAKYEKQYDIHILTSENIRRISAMGAETLPKILGATFNTLTTIIIMYFILYFMLVDGRKMESHFYEWVPLKDENLLLLRKELNSLVNSNAIGIPLIALLQGVVGLIGYIILGVDEPIFWFVITCIAAMLPVVGAAMAYIPLSLLFFANGASGKGIIMLVYGFGIIGTVDNIFRFWLQKKLGDVHPLITVFGVIIGVSMFGFIGLIFGPILISLFLLMIKIYANEFSTKEGHS; the protein is encoded by the coding sequence ATGAATACCATACCTAACAATGCCATTCGACAGGTATTGCTATTGATCACCATATTGCTCATTGGCACTGTATTATTCATCTACCTGCAATCATTTATTCCTGCCTTTCTGGGCGCCTATACGCTGTATGTGCTCATGCGCAAATACATGTTTATTTTGCAGGGGAAGTATAAGTGGAACAAGAACCTGGCAGCTACATTACTCATGCTGCTCTCGTTTTTGATCATCATGGTGCCCATACTGGTATTCGCCAATTTGATGACAGCGCGTATCGCTTTTGCCGTCAATCATTCCTCCGAGTTGCTCACCTCTATTCAGAACTTTATTGCCAAATACGAAAAGCAATACGATATCCATATCCTGACCAGCGAAAATATCCGGCGCATCTCTGCCATGGGCGCCGAAACATTGCCCAAGATATTAGGCGCCACGTTCAATACCCTCACCACCATCATCATCATGTATTTTATACTTTACTTCATGCTGGTAGATGGGCGTAAAATGGAGTCTCACTTTTATGAATGGGTACCCCTGAAAGATGAAAACCTGCTATTGCTGCGTAAAGAACTGAACTCCCTGGTCAATTCCAATGCCATCGGTATACCCCTCATTGCTTTGCTGCAGGGCGTCGTGGGCCTGATTGGATATATTATCCTGGGCGTTGACGAACCGATATTTTGGTTTGTGATTACCTGTATTGCCGCCATGCTGCCCGTAGTAGGCGCTGCCATGGCCTATATTCCCCTGAGCCTGTTGTTTTTTGCCAACGGCGCTTCGGGAAAGGGTATCATTATGCTGGTATATGGATTTGGCATTATAGGAACCGTTGACAATATCTTCCGGTTCTGGCTGCAAAAAAAGCTGGGCGATGTACACCCCCTCATTACCGTATTTGGGGTCATTATCGGCGTCAGCATGTTTGGATTTATTGGCCTCATCTTTGGCCCTATTTTGATCTCTCTTTTCTTGCTTATGATCAAGATTTACGCCAATGAATTCAGTACCAAAGAAGGACATTCCTGA
- a CDS encoding murein L,D-transpeptidase catalytic domain family protein — protein sequence MYRPIRSILSGALLFFFVICPVFMSGSNKENYISFKSRTPLILYNSPANTVVKSAQDLICEEAAFLYDSLRLQKLGLRKEALEYALKGYKKLVKNEVLPNDSVLSICDFSQSSRKKRLYVIDLAHKKILINTYVAHGKRSGKEFAWSFSNKPESYKSSLGFYITRNTYQGANGLSLNIDGLEQGINDKAFERRIVIHSSTYVGKRWLKENEFSGRSLGCPAVPVNELDQVIYTIKDGSCLFIYHPARSYLTRSNILNG from the coding sequence ATGTACCGTCCAATTCGATCTATACTTAGTGGTGCCTTATTGTTCTTTTTTGTGATATGCCCGGTGTTTATGTCTGGCAGCAATAAAGAAAATTATATAAGCTTTAAATCACGCACCCCATTAATACTTTATAACTCCCCGGCAAATACCGTTGTCAAATCTGCCCAGGATCTTATTTGTGAAGAAGCAGCTTTCCTATACGATAGTTTACGCCTCCAAAAGCTTGGCCTTCGAAAGGAAGCGTTGGAATATGCCCTTAAAGGCTATAAGAAGCTGGTGAAAAATGAGGTACTTCCCAATGACAGTGTGTTGTCTATATGCGACTTCAGCCAGTCCTCCCGTAAGAAGCGCCTGTATGTAATTGACCTGGCACACAAGAAAATACTGATCAATACTTATGTGGCCCATGGAAAACGGTCCGGTAAAGAGTTTGCCTGGTCATTTTCCAATAAGCCCGAATCCTACAAAAGCAGCCTGGGATTTTATATTACACGCAATACTTACCAGGGAGCCAACGGTCTCTCCTTAAATATTGACGGCCTGGAACAAGGGATCAATGATAAAGCGTTTGAACGCAGGATTGTGATCCATAGCTCTACCTATGTAGGAAAACGCTGGTTAAAAGAGAATGAATTTTCGGGCAGGAGCCTTGGATGCCCTGCGGTTCCCGTAAATGAATTAGACCAGGTAATTTATACTATTAAGGATGGTTCTTGTCTTTTCATTTACCATCCTGCAAGATCCTATCTGACAAGGTCCAACATATTGAACGGCTAG
- the rpoN gene encoding RNA polymerase factor sigma-54, with the protein MALSQSLQQKLLQKLSPQQIQLMKLLQVPTANLEERIKEELEENPALEVSDEDHDDQFDTETKDEFESSDDDFEPDGSEDEYDNIDISEYVGDDDGEIAEYKMKDDNYPEVDDNKVIPYRIETSFHEHLLEQLGMLKLDDRQRRIAEQIVGSIDDDGYLRRESSAIVDDLAFRQNIDSNEQEVESVIRLIQQFDPPGVGARNLQECLLLQLQRQKVQGKKVETAIDVLTNYFDEFTKKHYDKIQRGLNLSDDGLKDVIGHIIRLTPKPGGNHGDINKAESYVVPDFFIFNNGGKLELTLNSKNAPDLRISEGYRDMLKEYDKGSKKDKRQKEAVIFIKQKIDAAKWFIDAIKQRQHTLTSVMETIMDYQRDFFLTGDETTLRPMILKDIAERTGLDISTVSRVANSKFVQTEFGTYRLKFFFSESLSTDSGEEVSTREVKKILSDLIEGESKKKPLSDEKLTDMLQEKGYNIARRTVAKYREQLNIPVARLRKEL; encoded by the coding sequence ATGGCACTGAGTCAAAGCTTACAACAAAAATTATTACAAAAGCTATCGCCCCAGCAAATTCAGTTAATGAAGCTGCTGCAGGTCCCTACTGCCAACCTGGAAGAACGGATCAAAGAAGAACTGGAAGAGAATCCGGCCCTGGAGGTTTCGGATGAAGATCATGATGACCAATTTGATACGGAAACCAAAGACGAGTTTGAGAGCTCAGACGATGATTTTGAGCCGGATGGGAGTGAAGATGAATATGACAACATCGATATCAGCGAATACGTAGGTGACGATGACGGGGAAATTGCTGAGTATAAGATGAAGGACGACAACTACCCGGAGGTGGATGACAACAAGGTCATTCCTTACCGGATCGAGACCTCTTTCCACGAGCACCTGCTGGAACAACTGGGCATGCTGAAGCTGGATGACCGGCAGCGCCGGATTGCCGAGCAGATCGTGGGCAGTATTGACGACGACGGGTATTTGCGGCGTGAATCATCGGCTATTGTGGACGACCTCGCTTTCCGGCAAAATATCGACAGTAATGAGCAGGAAGTAGAGAGTGTGATCCGGCTGATACAACAGTTTGACCCTCCCGGCGTAGGTGCACGCAACCTGCAGGAATGCCTGCTGCTGCAGCTACAACGGCAAAAAGTACAGGGGAAAAAAGTAGAAACGGCGATCGATGTGCTGACGAACTACTTCGATGAATTTACCAAAAAGCACTACGACAAGATACAACGGGGACTGAACCTGAGCGATGACGGATTGAAGGACGTGATCGGCCATATCATCCGGCTTACACCCAAGCCGGGGGGCAATCATGGCGATATCAATAAAGCTGAAAGCTATGTGGTACCGGATTTCTTCATTTTCAATAATGGGGGTAAACTGGAACTAACGCTCAACTCGAAGAATGCACCTGATCTCCGCATCAGCGAGGGGTACCGGGATATGCTGAAGGAGTACGACAAGGGAAGTAAGAAAGATAAGCGGCAGAAGGAAGCGGTAATATTCATTAAGCAAAAGATAGATGCCGCCAAATGGTTTATTGACGCCATCAAACAAAGGCAGCATACGCTGACCAGTGTGATGGAAACGATCATGGACTACCAGCGGGACTTCTTTCTTACAGGCGATGAAACGACCTTAAGACCCATGATCCTGAAGGATATAGCTGAAAGGACAGGGTTGGACATCTCTACAGTGAGCCGGGTGGCCAACAGCAAGTTTGTACAAACGGAATTTGGCACCTACCGGCTGAAGTTCTTCTTTAGCGAATCATTGAGTACGGATAGCGGGGAAGAGGTGAGTACGCGTGAGGTGAAGAAAATATTAAGTGACCTGATCGAGGGAGAAAGTAAAAAGAAGCCGCTGAGTGATGAAAAATTAACGGACATGCTCCAGGAAAAAGGCTATAATATTGCACGACGAACTGTGGCCAAGTACCGTGAGCAACTGAATATCCCGGTGGCGAGGCTGCGCAAAGAATTATAA
- a CDS encoding DegT/DnrJ/EryC1/StrS family aminotransferase codes for MPGYELFGASERKHVNDVMETGILMRYGFDGPRKGIWKAKELEQAINNVFGSKYAQLVSSGTAALTTALSALGIGYGDEVIMPSFTFVASFEAVLSVGAVPVMVDIDDTLTLDPEAVRKAITPQTKCIMPVHMCGSMADLDALQAICKEHKLILLEDACQSIGARYKGKYLGTIGDAGTFSFDFVKTITCAEGGVVLTNREDVYISSDGYSDHGHDHKGVDRGADLHPFIGYNYRISELHAAVGLAQVQRLQEFLATQRKNHGALKAILAQVPEISFRRIPDPSGDSCTFISWFLPSQEITEAVVAELKAQNVLAGNFYWFNNNWHYIRKWDHLKQSLTLNALHPDLKAAVIHHATKDFAASDAIMNRCISTAISLTWTEEQIKEKGEKIVQAVKKVLAQQKATV; via the coding sequence ATGCCTGGTTATGAATTATTTGGTGCTTCAGAGCGCAAACATGTGAATGATGTAATGGAAACGGGAATCCTGATGCGGTATGGTTTTGACGGACCGCGCAAGGGTATCTGGAAAGCGAAGGAACTGGAGCAGGCAATCAATAATGTATTTGGATCGAAGTATGCCCAGCTGGTTTCCAGCGGCACGGCAGCGCTTACCACAGCACTCAGTGCGCTGGGTATTGGTTATGGGGATGAGGTGATCATGCCTTCTTTCACTTTTGTAGCGAGCTTTGAGGCTGTACTGAGTGTTGGCGCGGTACCGGTGATGGTAGATATAGATGATACCCTTACGCTGGACCCGGAGGCGGTGCGCAAAGCGATCACGCCTCAAACCAAATGTATTATGCCGGTGCATATGTGCGGCAGCATGGCAGACCTGGATGCATTGCAGGCTATTTGCAAGGAACACAAGCTAATCTTACTGGAAGACGCCTGCCAGAGCATTGGGGCCCGGTATAAAGGGAAGTACCTGGGCACGATCGGAGATGCCGGCACTTTTTCTTTTGACTTTGTAAAGACGATCACCTGTGCAGAAGGCGGGGTAGTATTGACAAACCGCGAAGATGTTTATATCAGCAGTGATGGCTATAGTGATCATGGTCATGATCACAAAGGAGTAGACCGTGGTGCGGACCTGCATCCTTTTATCGGCTATAACTACCGCATTTCAGAGCTGCATGCTGCTGTGGGCCTGGCCCAGGTGCAAAGGCTGCAGGAGTTCCTGGCTACCCAACGCAAGAACCATGGAGCGCTGAAGGCTATTTTAGCGCAGGTACCTGAGATCAGTTTCCGCCGTATCCCTGATCCATCCGGCGACAGCTGTACTTTCATCAGCTGGTTCCTCCCTTCACAAGAAATTACGGAAGCAGTAGTAGCTGAATTGAAAGCGCAGAACGTGCTGGCGGGGAATTTCTACTGGTTCAATAACAACTGGCATTATATCCGCAAATGGGATCACCTGAAGCAATCCCTGACACTGAACGCGCTGCATCCTGATCTGAAAGCAGCCGTAATACACCATGCCACCAAGGATTTTGCAGCGAGTGATGCTATTATGAACCGTTGTATTTCTACGGCTATCAGTTTGACCTGGACGGAAGAGCAGATCAAAGAGAAAGGAGAAAAGATCGTGCAAGCGGTGAAAAAGGTGCTGGCGCAGCAGAAAGCGACTGTATAG
- a CDS encoding glycoside hydrolase family 10 protein, with protein sequence MKQQFLTFAACLWASVTAFSQPTYEFRGAWIATVDNIDWPSKGNFNTALQKAEFIAQLDMHKRNGLNAMIVQIRPATDAFYPSPHEPWSEWLTGKQGKAPSPYYDPLQFMIEETHKRGMEFHAWCNPYRAEFLIGKSSIAANHVTKLHPDWFLAYGGKRYFDPGNKEAQEFVVKVIRDVVHRYAVDAIHFDDYFYPYRIAGKEFPDNKSFAKYGNGLDKEDWRRSNVDSIIVKLAKAIKEENKYCRFGISPFGVWRNQRDDPEGSATTAGQTNYDDLYADILLWLENGWIDYVAPQLYWEFGHKAAPYEVLLDWWSKHTYGRHCYIGLAPYRANSNAIWRDKSLLPRQIAALRTYPEIQGAIYFSSTSFVRNPNGWSDSLRLNYYKEPALIPGMSWIDSLRPVSPSVKSFTVVDSSTFDITVVKSALEKRNLRSFKAYLSADTTEAFINFYSVKLIDTKPGGDSCVFRIQLPADKRYAGIYLTTLDEQGNESLPYADWPVPLRFEKLENEAWIVR encoded by the coding sequence ATGAAACAACAATTTTTGACTTTTGCTGCCTGTCTGTGGGCATCGGTTACGGCGTTTTCACAACCGACGTATGAGTTCCGGGGAGCATGGATCGCTACGGTAGACAATATTGACTGGCCCAGCAAGGGAAACTTTAACACGGCTTTACAAAAGGCAGAATTTATAGCCCAACTGGACATGCACAAGCGCAATGGCCTGAACGCTATGATCGTGCAAATAAGACCTGCCACAGATGCCTTTTATCCTTCTCCCCATGAGCCCTGGAGCGAGTGGCTTACCGGCAAGCAGGGCAAGGCGCCTTCGCCTTATTATGATCCCTTACAATTTATGATCGAAGAAACGCATAAGCGTGGCATGGAATTCCATGCCTGGTGCAACCCTTACCGGGCTGAATTCCTTATTGGGAAATCTTCGATCGCCGCTAACCATGTCACCAAATTACATCCGGACTGGTTTTTGGCTTATGGCGGCAAGCGTTATTTTGATCCGGGCAATAAGGAGGCACAGGAGTTTGTGGTGAAGGTGATCCGGGATGTGGTGCACCGCTATGCGGTTGATGCCATTCATTTTGATGATTATTTTTATCCTTACCGCATTGCGGGCAAGGAATTCCCGGATAATAAAAGCTTTGCAAAATACGGGAATGGCCTGGACAAGGAGGATTGGAGAAGAAGCAATGTGGACTCCATTATAGTGAAACTAGCCAAGGCCATCAAGGAAGAAAATAAATATTGCCGGTTTGGTATTTCGCCCTTTGGGGTTTGGCGCAACCAGCGTGATGACCCGGAAGGAAGCGCTACCACAGCAGGGCAAACAAACTATGATGACCTGTATGCTGATATCCTGCTTTGGCTGGAAAACGGATGGATCGATTATGTAGCACCTCAGTTATATTGGGAGTTTGGCCATAAGGCAGCGCCCTATGAAGTGTTGCTGGACTGGTGGAGCAAGCATACGTATGGAAGACATTGTTATATCGGGCTGGCGCCCTACCGGGCCAACAGCAATGCGATATGGCGTGATAAATCGCTGCTGCCCCGGCAAATAGCTGCGCTTCGTACTTACCCGGAGATACAGGGGGCTATTTATTTCAGCAGTACTTCATTTGTAAGAAATCCGAATGGATGGAGTGATAGCCTGCGGTTGAATTATTACAAAGAACCGGCACTGATACCAGGCATGAGCTGGATAGACTCTCTGCGGCCGGTATCGCCTTCGGTAAAGTCTTTTACGGTAGTGGACAGTTCCACCTTTGATATTACAGTGGTCAAGTCGGCACTGGAGAAAAGAAATCTCAGATCTTTCAAAGCATACCTGAGTGCGGATACCACGGAAGCTTTCATCAATTTTTATAGCGTTAAACTGATCGATACGAAGCCAGGCGGAGATTCCTGTGTGTTCCGTATCCAACTGCCTGCAGATAAACGATATGCAGGTATTTACCTCACCACTTTGGATGAGCAGGGAAATGAAAGTTTGCCGTATGCAGACTGGCCGGTGCCGCTGCGTTTTGAGAAGCTGGAAAATGAGGCGTGGATAGTGAGATAA
- a CDS encoding MarR family winged helix-turn-helix transcriptional regulator, with amino-acid sequence MSIENDIQQAKFRNEHHKVSVNLIYTCNWLMEKHKHFFDNADITPQQYNILRILRGAGTPLSTLQIRQRMLDKMSDTSRIVDRLVKKELVQKVICKTDRRLVDVTISEKGMSLLEGMDGHNDQMDASVGALSTEEAATLNGLLDKIRG; translated from the coding sequence ATGAGTATAGAAAATGATATACAGCAAGCGAAGTTTCGTAATGAACACCACAAGGTATCGGTGAATCTCATCTATACGTGTAACTGGCTGATGGAAAAACACAAGCATTTTTTTGACAATGCTGATATTACACCACAACAGTATAATATACTGCGTATTCTGCGTGGCGCAGGCACACCACTCTCTACCTTGCAGATAAGGCAGCGTATGCTGGATAAAATGAGTGATACCAGCCGGATCGTAGACAGGCTGGTAAAAAAGGAACTGGTACAAAAAGTGATCTGTAAAACTGACCGCCGGCTGGTAGATGTAACAATATCTGAGAAAGGAATGAGTTTATTGGAAGGAATGGATGGCCATAATGATCAAATGGACGCCTCTGTGGGAGCACTTAGTACCGAAGAGGCCGCCACGCTGAATGGCCTGCTGGATAAAATAAGAGGTTAG